One region of Ictalurus punctatus breed USDA103 chromosome 6, Coco_2.0, whole genome shotgun sequence genomic DNA includes:
- the cfap65 gene encoding cilia- and flagella-associated protein 65 isoform X1 gives MGRPTSSHLYATSRRCHGDTMAYTRLYCSRVSNKLEKAVTLQHNYRTVDRIRPVNEVSGLRRSRGSPKKASRHSCFLGVETLAELVWEGWELGREYTKSLILKNVNGKLKKLSFRPPVSKVFTTLFRQTIILSPGTSFSLPITFHPLQECEHVDSIEFQCKEGTFLVNLRAVMLYHALELPDSVLLPSCAVQHSTNTSFLFRNASKLQTRFQWVVEPPFELSPLSGVLEPGEQCSVSVTFKPQQALVYQTEASCTFGKEGENNCTMLLKGLAKYPHLQISSLGQDKGDRMLEFGNVAIGSCLEKHFEIYNPTSVLTSFSLTRVKRPALMESVFECDVQDGQMSPCSALRVPVRFTPLTVDSTSVDYFRLTFPGGISTVMLKVTGTCIGPVVSLSSSVVDFGCVEEGEETTRIIHIKNSSTIKAHYQFDMDPSNHSVFTLDQPIGTLPAKGRLTLHLRFRPYHPIAYHKRAACLILHREPLLLDLIGTCHSEHFKPDILQPRHLHVYRQNLLRGLTCYPPDILQAMLADHKLQLDESGALLFQKDSPEDTALSRSPVSLRSMMEEYFHMNSADKAGEHLDESGDPECFPLPHVTVEPSELLFYSGPSSQSVTITNHTKGKLSLLWTPAADSPFSITPLTSDLSPLKSNVFIVTYAPMQHNVFYTAQLECFTLYKILQDSRQTEDRTLCPPWCLTIRVTAHSFQPGNEHFIPCFCLQPTQVMFPALRQLSYRSILLRNTGDLPLIFKLTTKDCPDVSVLPSSGLVRPGSHQILILRSTPAEENQGSLPLTLQLNASPKHTQELSVVCVAERPCITLEGDGSLFLRPTAVDSCSKTTLSIRNFSRVALHFHWRVCDSDRKVISVQPDSGVLQPNESQVQTWCFTPLEEITYNMKPSLIFWPVHKPECKRFRLFLKVVGLSAKASIQAGRSFLDLGEVLVGSWKSFEVPLLNTSPCFVSFSLTVLQSISAPGIPEDTLEDPLVMDMEVMKGTIPAHGQLLIHSTVRPTRRARYRWTICYKTLNASGLMVGESCSLCQVEAQGVYPTLEVTDAHSSGSVEGLSKLYLWELFSLDALNTYLLSDPGPPELIYRIPTRHSFHYCPPILTSAMLDFNFSAAPLGADPANVLLMFENTGNILVEWSFLFPEDQKIELECWAENAELSPNELLQMKVQDNRMFSVSPRSGKLQPGQQRAVQFTYRHDFAGTYRLPVLLKLSHGREILLNFIGVTVEKDRHYLHFPSTRHVFAPVAIGGFHPPKQVYELYNGGAQPVRYRVDTVPLQLLQEENFNHPVLQCLNPEGDVQPGCTATLEWIFSPLEAKTYIVDISIYVLEGDSVMVTFEGCGFDKRDSVPLQLHNGHLTVPCTQKVPLPGQMVFLSEERVPFGDIPVCSQSTRILFLTNVSHTGRVLYSWKLKEEDGRQTVQIHPVSGSLSPEESVLCILTVYTSSSPMFYQQDLICEITPEAALARYQIDLQQWEENKEREKHEFTITEKDLRQTKSQNKPIQGGTAAQQKSSTESRKFKALPPIRSSSGAALGEPTDRVEKKPQEEVGMRRPEPPRPKLLHLGVTARSHSLLEYQAQFPSQFSKYHIYRSVPSNLPQSGPTENKLFSTNMPPLTHGPERDILTHILTSLLRSLLDDLEFHQQLQNTLIEPAPYFTQLRPASPLQPTTPSETPYADDIDCFTESRPSTHHTESTNTVAQTHTQSGGECEPQPCQELNPKIREQVQESIRKSAEFGDLMEEILLNTLQNLMTEAFLGELVLTARPRIIALPPCSARKNSRRQSGGHLVCKSGTDRQHTLGINPYMPSIALLSNLEFQHY, from the exons ATGGGgcgtccaacgtcaagccacCTTTATGCTACCTCCCGTCGTTGCCATGGAGATACCATGGCATACACAAGGTTGTACTGCTCGCGTGTGTCAAACAAACTAGAAAAAGCTGTAACGTTGCAGCATAATTACCGCACTGTTGACCGAATAAGACCAGTGAATGAG GTTTCTGGTCTGCGACGATCCAGGGGGTCTCCAAAAAAAGCATCCAGGCACAGCTGTTTCTTAGGAGTGGAGACCTTGGCTGAGCTAGTCTGGGAGGGCTGGGAGCTGGGAAGAGAATATACCAAGTCACTTATTCTGAAAAATGTGAATGGAAAACTTAAGAAACTCAGTTTCAG accTCCTGTGTCCAAAGTCTTTACCACGCTATTTCGCCAGACCATCATTCTTAGTCCTGGGACATCTTTTTCTCTGCCAATCACTTTCCATCCCCTTCAGGAG TGTGAGCATGTGGACAGTATTGAGTTCCAGTGTAAGGAgggaacatttctagtgaacctGCGTGCAGTGATGCTATATCATGCATTGGAGCTTCCTGATTCAGTGCTGCTTCCATCATGTGCCGTCCAACACAGCACAAACACCAGCTTTCTCTTCCGCAATGCCAG TAAGCTGCAGACCCGCTTCCAGTGGGTGGTGGAGCCACCATTTGAGCTCTCCCCACTGAGTGGGGTTCTGGAGCCAGGAGAGCAATGCAGCGTCTCAGTAACTTTCAAACCTCAGCAAGCACTGGTGTACCAAACAGAGGCCTCCTGCACATTCGGGAAGGAAGGAGAGAACAACTGCACAATGTTACTAAAAGGACTGG ccaAGTATCCTCACCTACAGATCAGTTCCCTTGGACAGGACAAAGGAGATAGGATGCTTGAATTTGGCAATGTAGCAATTGGAAGCTGTTTGGAAAAACACTTTGAGATCTACAACCCTacttca GTGTTGACCTCCTTCTCTCTGACTCGTGTGAAAAGGCCAGCTCTTATGGAGTCTGTATTTGAGTGTGATGTGCAGGATGGGCAGATGTCACCGTGCTCAGCACTGAGAGTGCCTGTCCGTTTCACTCCACTCACCGTGGACAGCACCAGCGTGGACTACTTCCGCCTCACCTTCCCTGGAGGAATCAGCACAGTCATGCTCAAAGTCACTGGCACATGCATAG GTCCAGTAGTTTCTTTAAGTTCCTCTGTGGTGGATTTTGGCTGTGTGGAAGAGGGAGAAGAAACCACGCGTATTATTCATATCAAAAACTCCTCTACTATCAAAGCTCATTACCAGTTTGACATGGACCCCAGCAACCATAGTGTGTTTACACTTGACCAGCCAATTGGCACTCTGCCAGCCAAGGGCAGACTTACTCTGCATTTAAGGTTCCGCCCTTATCATCCCATTGCCTATCACAAGAGAGCAGCGTGCCTTATTCTGCACAGG gagccACTTTTATTGGACTTGATTGGCACCTGTCACTCAGAACATTTTAAGCCAGACATCTTGCAACCCAGACACCTGCATGTGTACAGACAAAACCTGCTCCGTGGTCTAACCTGCTACCCTCCTGATATACTCCAGGCTATGCTGGCTGATCATAAACTCCAACTGGATGAAAGTGGGGCATTATTATTTCAAAAG GACTCACCAGAAGACACAGCTTTATCAAGGTCTCCTGTCTCCCTGAGGAGCATGATGGAAGAATATTTCCACATGAACTCGGCAGATAAGGCAGGAGAACATCTTGATGAGAGTGGAGATCCTGAATGTTTCCCCCTGCCTCATGTCACGGTAGAGCCCTCTGAACTGCTTTTTTACTCAGGGCCATCATCTCAATCAGTCACCATCACCAACCACACCAAAGGCAAACTCAGCTTACTGTGGACCCCTGCTGCTGACTCGCCCTTCTCCATCACTCCTCTCACCTCTGACCTGAGTCCTTTAAAGTCCAATGTCTTCATAGTGACATACGCACCCATGCAGCACAATGTCTTCTATACAGCACAGCTCGAGTGTTTCACTCTCTACAAG ATTTTACAGGATTCTCGGCAGACCGAAGACCGAACTCTGTGCCCTCCCTGGTGTCTCACAATTAGAGTGACTGCTCACTCATTTCAGCCTGGAAATGAGCACTTCATCCCTTGCTTCTGTTTGCAGCCAACTCAAGTG ATGTTTCCAGCTTTGCGTCAGCTCTCCTATCGGAGTATTCTCCTGCGCAACACAGGAGACCTTCCTCTTATCTTTAAATTGACCACAAAGGACTGTCCTGATGTATCTgtgctgccctctagtggcttgGTACGACCAGGCAGCCACCAGATCCTCATTCTCCGATCTACTCCTGCTGAAGAAAACCAAGGCAGTTTACCTCTGACCCTGCAGCTCAATGCCagccccaaacacacacag GAACTAAGCGTAGTGTGTGTGGCGGAGAGGCCATGCATCACTTTGGAGGGTGACGGCAGCTTGTTTTTGAGGCCCACAGCAGTGGACTCCTGCTCCAAGACAACTCTGAGCATCAGGAACTTTAGCAGAGTAGCATTACACTTCCACTGGAGGGTCTGTGACTCCGATCGCAAAGTTATCTCTGTTCAACCAGACTCTGGTGTACTGCAGCCCAATGAATCCCAG GTTCAGACATGGTGTTTCACCCCACTGGAGGAGATCACATACAATATGAAGCCTAGTCTAATTTTCTGGCCTGTTCATAAACCAGAGTGTAAAAGGTTCAGGCTCTTTCTTAAAGTTGTGGGATTGTCTGCCAAAGCTTCCATCCAG GCTGGTCGCTCATTTCTGGATCTGGGTGAGGTGTTGGTTGGAAGTTGGAAGTCATTTGAGGTTCCTCTGCTGAACACCAGCCCATGTTTCGTTAGCTTTTCTCTGACTGTGCTACAAAGCATCAGTGCTCCAGGCATTCCTGAGGACACACTCGAAGACCCTCTCG TTATGGACATGGAAGTTATGAAGGGCACCATTCCAGCTCACGGTCAGCTGCTAATTCACTCCACAGTGAGACCGACTCGCAGGGCCCGATATCGCTGGACCATCTGCTATAAAACCCTTAATGCCTCTG GCTTGATGGTGGGAGAGTCCTGCTCTCTGTGCCAAGTTGAAGCACAAGGAGTGTATCCCACTCTGGAGGTGACGGATGCCCATAGCAGTGGCAGTGTGGAGGGTTTAAGTAAGCTGTATCTCTGGGAGCTCTTCAGTCTTGACGCACTTAATACTTACCTGCTCAGTGATCCAGGTCCACCTGAGCTTATCTACAGAATACCTACTAGACACAG TTTTCACTACTGTCCACCCATCTTAACTTCAGCCATGTTGGATTTTAACTTCAGCGCTGCTCCTCTGGGTGCAGATCCTGCAAATGTCCTGCTCATGTTTGAGAACACTGGAAATATCCTTGTAGAGTG GTCGTTTCTGTTCCCAGAGGATCAGAAGATTGAGCTGGAATGCTGGGCAGAGAATGCAGAGTTAAGCCCCAATGAGCTTCTTCAGATGAAGGTTCAGGATAACAGGATGTTCTCAGTTTCCCCACGCTCTGGCAAACTGCAAcccggccagcagagggcagtgCAGTTCACATACAG ACATGACTTCGCTGGGACGTATCGTCTTCCTGTCCTGCTGAAGCTCTCTCACGGCAGAGAGATTCTG CTGAATTTTATAGGTGTAACCGTGGAGAAGGACAGACACTACCTTCACTTCCCCTCTACTCGACATGTTTTTGCACCTGTGGCTATCGGAGGATTTCATCCCCCTAAACAG gtgtatgaGCTGTATAATGGAGGAGCTCAGCCAGTGAGGTACCGTGTGGACACTGTGCCGCTGCAGTTACTACAGGAGGAGAATTTTAATCATCCTGTCCTGCAATGCCTGAACCCAGAGGGAGACGTGCAGCCTGGATGCACCGCCACGCTGGAGTGGATCTTCTCTCCTTTGGAGGCTAAAACATACATT GTGGACATCTCTATTTACGTTCTGGAGGGAGACAGTGTGATGGTGACGTTTGAGGGCTGTGGCTTTGACAAGAGAGACTCTGTACCCCTTCAACTTCATAATGGACATCTCACTGTGCCCTGCACTCAGAAAGTTCCCTTACCTGGACAG ATGGTGTTCCTGTCAGAGGAAAGAGTGCCTTTTGGTGACATTCCAGTCTGCTCTCAAAGCACACGTATCCTGTTTTTGACCAATGTCTCTCACACTGGCCGAGTTCTCTACTCATGGAAACTGAAAGAGGAAGATGGCAGGCAG ACAGTGCAGATTCATCCAGTTAGTGGATCTCTGTCTCCAGAGGAGAGTGTTCTCTGCATCCTCACTGTTTACACCTCAAGCAGCCCCATGTTCTACCAGCAAGATCTCATCTGTGAA ATCACTCCAGAGGCAGCTTTAGCTCGTTACCAGATAGACCTACAGCAATGGgaggagaataaagagagagaaaaacacgaGTTCACCATAACGGAGAAAGACCTGAGACAGACAAAATCTCAGAATAAACCCATTCAG GGAGGAACAGCAGCCCAACAGAAATCTTCCACTGAATCCCGGAAATTCAAG GCACTGCCACCCATCCGCAGTAGCAGTGGTGCTGCACTTGGAGAGCCTACTGACAGGGTAGAGAAGAAACCTCAGGAGGAAGTGGGGATGAGACGACCAGAGCCACCTCGCCCAAAACTGCTCCACCTGGGAGTCACAGCACGCTCACACTCCCTGCTAGAGTACCAGGCACAATTCCCTTCTCAGTTCAGCAAGTACCACATCTACAG AtctgtaccatcaaatcttccTCAGTCTGGACCAACTGAGAATAAGCTCTTTTCAACAAACATGCCTCCTCTCACCCATGGCCCAGAGAGAgacattctcacacacatccTCACCTCTTTGCTCAG AAGTCTCTTGGATGACCTTGAGTTCCACCAGCAGCTGCAGAACACCTTGATTGAGCCAGCACCCTACTTCACCCAGCTTCGACCTGCTTCCCCTCTTCAGCCCACAACTCCCTCTGAGACACCATACGCAGACGACATAGATTGTTTCACTGAGTCGAGACCTTCTACACATCACACGGAGAGTACAAACACTGTagcacagactcacacacagtctGGGGGTGAGTGTGAACCACAGCCATGTCAGGAGCTGAACCCCAAGATCAGGGAGCAGGTGCAGGAATCCATTCGAAA GAGTGCAGAATTTGGTGATCTGATGGAGGAGATTCTGCTCAATACTCTGCAAAACCTAATGACTGAGGCTTTTCTGGGGGAGCTGGTTCTGACGGCCCGGCCACGCATCATTGCCCTGCCACCATGCTCAGCCAG GAAAAACTCCAGGAGACAGTCTGGAGGCCATCTGGTGTGTAAGAGTGGTACGGATCGACAGCACACTCTGGGGATCAATCCCTACATGCCTAGCATTGCTCTGCTCTCAAACCTGGAGTTTCAGCACTACTGA
- the cfap65 gene encoding cilia- and flagella-associated protein 65 isoform X3 translates to MLANISRTPVKTGIPLENRRGAQVSGLRRSRGSPKKASRHSCFLGVETLAELVWEGWELGREYTKSLILKNVNGKLKKLSFRPPVSKVFTTLFRQTIILSPGTSFSLPITFHPLQECEHVDSIEFQCKEGTFLVNLRAVMLYHALELPDSVLLPSCAVQHSTNTSFLFRNASKLQTRFQWVVEPPFELSPLSGVLEPGEQCSVSVTFKPQQALVYQTEASCTFGKEGENNCTMLLKGLAKYPHLQISSLGQDKGDRMLEFGNVAIGSCLEKHFEIYNPTSVLTSFSLTRVKRPALMESVFECDVQDGQMSPCSALRVPVRFTPLTVDSTSVDYFRLTFPGGISTVMLKVTGTCIGPVVSLSSSVVDFGCVEEGEETTRIIHIKNSSTIKAHYQFDMDPSNHSVFTLDQPIGTLPAKGRLTLHLRFRPYHPIAYHKRAACLILHREPLLLDLIGTCHSEHFKPDILQPRHLHVYRQNLLRGLTCYPPDILQAMLADHKLQLDESGALLFQKDSPEDTALSRSPVSLRSMMEEYFHMNSADKAGEHLDESGDPECFPLPHVTVEPSELLFYSGPSSQSVTITNHTKGKLSLLWTPAADSPFSITPLTSDLSPLKSNVFIVTYAPMQHNVFYTAQLECFTLYKILQDSRQTEDRTLCPPWCLTIRVTAHSFQPGNEHFIPCFCLQPTQVMFPALRQLSYRSILLRNTGDLPLIFKLTTKDCPDVSVLPSSGLVRPGSHQILILRSTPAEENQGSLPLTLQLNASPKHTQELSVVCVAERPCITLEGDGSLFLRPTAVDSCSKTTLSIRNFSRVALHFHWRVCDSDRKVISVQPDSGVLQPNESQVQTWCFTPLEEITYNMKPSLIFWPVHKPECKRFRLFLKVVGLSAKASIQAGRSFLDLGEVLVGSWKSFEVPLLNTSPCFVSFSLTVLQSISAPGIPEDTLEDPLVMDMEVMKGTIPAHGQLLIHSTVRPTRRARYRWTICYKTLNASGLMVGESCSLCQVEAQGVYPTLEVTDAHSSGSVEGLSKLYLWELFSLDALNTYLLSDPGPPELIYRIPTRHSFHYCPPILTSAMLDFNFSAAPLGADPANVLLMFENTGNILVEWSFLFPEDQKIELECWAENAELSPNELLQMKVQDNRMFSVSPRSGKLQPGQQRAVQFTYRHDFAGTYRLPVLLKLSHGREILLNFIGVTVEKDRHYLHFPSTRHVFAPVAIGGFHPPKQVYELYNGGAQPVRYRVDTVPLQLLQEENFNHPVLQCLNPEGDVQPGCTATLEWIFSPLEAKTYIVDISIYVLEGDSVMVTFEGCGFDKRDSVPLQLHNGHLTVPCTQKVPLPGQMVFLSEERVPFGDIPVCSQSTRILFLTNVSHTGRVLYSWKLKEEDGRQTVQIHPVSGSLSPEESVLCILTVYTSSSPMFYQQDLICEITPEAALARYQIDLQQWEENKEREKHEFTITEKDLRQTKSQNKPIQGGTAAQQKSSTESRKFKALPPIRSSSGAALGEPTDRVEKKPQEEVGMRRPEPPRPKLLHLGVTARSHSLLEYQAQFPSQFSKYHIYRSVPSNLPQSGPTENKLFSTNMPPLTHGPERDILTHILTSLLRSLLDDLEFHQQLQNTLIEPAPYFTQLRPASPLQPTTPSETPYADDIDCFTESRPSTHHTESTNTVAQTHTQSGGECEPQPCQELNPKIREQVQESIRKSAEFGDLMEEILLNTLQNLMTEAFLGELVLTARPRIIALPPCSARKNSRRQSGGHLVCKSGTDRQHTLGINPYMPSIALLSNLEFQHY, encoded by the exons ATGCTGGCTAATATTTCAAGGACCCCTGTGAAAACTGGGATTCCATTGGAAAACAGACGTGGCGCGCAG GTTTCTGGTCTGCGACGATCCAGGGGGTCTCCAAAAAAAGCATCCAGGCACAGCTGTTTCTTAGGAGTGGAGACCTTGGCTGAGCTAGTCTGGGAGGGCTGGGAGCTGGGAAGAGAATATACCAAGTCACTTATTCTGAAAAATGTGAATGGAAAACTTAAGAAACTCAGTTTCAG accTCCTGTGTCCAAAGTCTTTACCACGCTATTTCGCCAGACCATCATTCTTAGTCCTGGGACATCTTTTTCTCTGCCAATCACTTTCCATCCCCTTCAGGAG TGTGAGCATGTGGACAGTATTGAGTTCCAGTGTAAGGAgggaacatttctagtgaacctGCGTGCAGTGATGCTATATCATGCATTGGAGCTTCCTGATTCAGTGCTGCTTCCATCATGTGCCGTCCAACACAGCACAAACACCAGCTTTCTCTTCCGCAATGCCAG TAAGCTGCAGACCCGCTTCCAGTGGGTGGTGGAGCCACCATTTGAGCTCTCCCCACTGAGTGGGGTTCTGGAGCCAGGAGAGCAATGCAGCGTCTCAGTAACTTTCAAACCTCAGCAAGCACTGGTGTACCAAACAGAGGCCTCCTGCACATTCGGGAAGGAAGGAGAGAACAACTGCACAATGTTACTAAAAGGACTGG ccaAGTATCCTCACCTACAGATCAGTTCCCTTGGACAGGACAAAGGAGATAGGATGCTTGAATTTGGCAATGTAGCAATTGGAAGCTGTTTGGAAAAACACTTTGAGATCTACAACCCTacttca GTGTTGACCTCCTTCTCTCTGACTCGTGTGAAAAGGCCAGCTCTTATGGAGTCTGTATTTGAGTGTGATGTGCAGGATGGGCAGATGTCACCGTGCTCAGCACTGAGAGTGCCTGTCCGTTTCACTCCACTCACCGTGGACAGCACCAGCGTGGACTACTTCCGCCTCACCTTCCCTGGAGGAATCAGCACAGTCATGCTCAAAGTCACTGGCACATGCATAG GTCCAGTAGTTTCTTTAAGTTCCTCTGTGGTGGATTTTGGCTGTGTGGAAGAGGGAGAAGAAACCACGCGTATTATTCATATCAAAAACTCCTCTACTATCAAAGCTCATTACCAGTTTGACATGGACCCCAGCAACCATAGTGTGTTTACACTTGACCAGCCAATTGGCACTCTGCCAGCCAAGGGCAGACTTACTCTGCATTTAAGGTTCCGCCCTTATCATCCCATTGCCTATCACAAGAGAGCAGCGTGCCTTATTCTGCACAGG gagccACTTTTATTGGACTTGATTGGCACCTGTCACTCAGAACATTTTAAGCCAGACATCTTGCAACCCAGACACCTGCATGTGTACAGACAAAACCTGCTCCGTGGTCTAACCTGCTACCCTCCTGATATACTCCAGGCTATGCTGGCTGATCATAAACTCCAACTGGATGAAAGTGGGGCATTATTATTTCAAAAG GACTCACCAGAAGACACAGCTTTATCAAGGTCTCCTGTCTCCCTGAGGAGCATGATGGAAGAATATTTCCACATGAACTCGGCAGATAAGGCAGGAGAACATCTTGATGAGAGTGGAGATCCTGAATGTTTCCCCCTGCCTCATGTCACGGTAGAGCCCTCTGAACTGCTTTTTTACTCAGGGCCATCATCTCAATCAGTCACCATCACCAACCACACCAAAGGCAAACTCAGCTTACTGTGGACCCCTGCTGCTGACTCGCCCTTCTCCATCACTCCTCTCACCTCTGACCTGAGTCCTTTAAAGTCCAATGTCTTCATAGTGACATACGCACCCATGCAGCACAATGTCTTCTATACAGCACAGCTCGAGTGTTTCACTCTCTACAAG ATTTTACAGGATTCTCGGCAGACCGAAGACCGAACTCTGTGCCCTCCCTGGTGTCTCACAATTAGAGTGACTGCTCACTCATTTCAGCCTGGAAATGAGCACTTCATCCCTTGCTTCTGTTTGCAGCCAACTCAAGTG ATGTTTCCAGCTTTGCGTCAGCTCTCCTATCGGAGTATTCTCCTGCGCAACACAGGAGACCTTCCTCTTATCTTTAAATTGACCACAAAGGACTGTCCTGATGTATCTgtgctgccctctagtggcttgGTACGACCAGGCAGCCACCAGATCCTCATTCTCCGATCTACTCCTGCTGAAGAAAACCAAGGCAGTTTACCTCTGACCCTGCAGCTCAATGCCagccccaaacacacacag GAACTAAGCGTAGTGTGTGTGGCGGAGAGGCCATGCATCACTTTGGAGGGTGACGGCAGCTTGTTTTTGAGGCCCACAGCAGTGGACTCCTGCTCCAAGACAACTCTGAGCATCAGGAACTTTAGCAGAGTAGCATTACACTTCCACTGGAGGGTCTGTGACTCCGATCGCAAAGTTATCTCTGTTCAACCAGACTCTGGTGTACTGCAGCCCAATGAATCCCAG GTTCAGACATGGTGTTTCACCCCACTGGAGGAGATCACATACAATATGAAGCCTAGTCTAATTTTCTGGCCTGTTCATAAACCAGAGTGTAAAAGGTTCAGGCTCTTTCTTAAAGTTGTGGGATTGTCTGCCAAAGCTTCCATCCAG GCTGGTCGCTCATTTCTGGATCTGGGTGAGGTGTTGGTTGGAAGTTGGAAGTCATTTGAGGTTCCTCTGCTGAACACCAGCCCATGTTTCGTTAGCTTTTCTCTGACTGTGCTACAAAGCATCAGTGCTCCAGGCATTCCTGAGGACACACTCGAAGACCCTCTCG TTATGGACATGGAAGTTATGAAGGGCACCATTCCAGCTCACGGTCAGCTGCTAATTCACTCCACAGTGAGACCGACTCGCAGGGCCCGATATCGCTGGACCATCTGCTATAAAACCCTTAATGCCTCTG GCTTGATGGTGGGAGAGTCCTGCTCTCTGTGCCAAGTTGAAGCACAAGGAGTGTATCCCACTCTGGAGGTGACGGATGCCCATAGCAGTGGCAGTGTGGAGGGTTTAAGTAAGCTGTATCTCTGGGAGCTCTTCAGTCTTGACGCACTTAATACTTACCTGCTCAGTGATCCAGGTCCACCTGAGCTTATCTACAGAATACCTACTAGACACAG TTTTCACTACTGTCCACCCATCTTAACTTCAGCCATGTTGGATTTTAACTTCAGCGCTGCTCCTCTGGGTGCAGATCCTGCAAATGTCCTGCTCATGTTTGAGAACACTGGAAATATCCTTGTAGAGTG GTCGTTTCTGTTCCCAGAGGATCAGAAGATTGAGCTGGAATGCTGGGCAGAGAATGCAGAGTTAAGCCCCAATGAGCTTCTTCAGATGAAGGTTCAGGATAACAGGATGTTCTCAGTTTCCCCACGCTCTGGCAAACTGCAAcccggccagcagagggcagtgCAGTTCACATACAG ACATGACTTCGCTGGGACGTATCGTCTTCCTGTCCTGCTGAAGCTCTCTCACGGCAGAGAGATTCTG CTGAATTTTATAGGTGTAACCGTGGAGAAGGACAGACACTACCTTCACTTCCCCTCTACTCGACATGTTTTTGCACCTGTGGCTATCGGAGGATTTCATCCCCCTAAACAG gtgtatgaGCTGTATAATGGAGGAGCTCAGCCAGTGAGGTACCGTGTGGACACTGTGCCGCTGCAGTTACTACAGGAGGAGAATTTTAATCATCCTGTCCTGCAATGCCTGAACCCAGAGGGAGACGTGCAGCCTGGATGCACCGCCACGCTGGAGTGGATCTTCTCTCCTTTGGAGGCTAAAACATACATT GTGGACATCTCTATTTACGTTCTGGAGGGAGACAGTGTGATGGTGACGTTTGAGGGCTGTGGCTTTGACAAGAGAGACTCTGTACCCCTTCAACTTCATAATGGACATCTCACTGTGCCCTGCACTCAGAAAGTTCCCTTACCTGGACAG ATGGTGTTCCTGTCAGAGGAAAGAGTGCCTTTTGGTGACATTCCAGTCTGCTCTCAAAGCACACGTATCCTGTTTTTGACCAATGTCTCTCACACTGGCCGAGTTCTCTACTCATGGAAACTGAAAGAGGAAGATGGCAGGCAG ACAGTGCAGATTCATCCAGTTAGTGGATCTCTGTCTCCAGAGGAGAGTGTTCTCTGCATCCTCACTGTTTACACCTCAAGCAGCCCCATGTTCTACCAGCAAGATCTCATCTGTGAA ATCACTCCAGAGGCAGCTTTAGCTCGTTACCAGATAGACCTACAGCAATGGgaggagaataaagagagagaaaaacacgaGTTCACCATAACGGAGAAAGACCTGAGACAGACAAAATCTCAGAATAAACCCATTCAG GGAGGAACAGCAGCCCAACAGAAATCTTCCACTGAATCCCGGAAATTCAAG GCACTGCCACCCATCCGCAGTAGCAGTGGTGCTGCACTTGGAGAGCCTACTGACAGGGTAGAGAAGAAACCTCAGGAGGAAGTGGGGATGAGACGACCAGAGCCACCTCGCCCAAAACTGCTCCACCTGGGAGTCACAGCACGCTCACACTCCCTGCTAGAGTACCAGGCACAATTCCCTTCTCAGTTCAGCAAGTACCACATCTACAG AtctgtaccatcaaatcttccTCAGTCTGGACCAACTGAGAATAAGCTCTTTTCAACAAACATGCCTCCTCTCACCCATGGCCCAGAGAGAgacattctcacacacatccTCACCTCTTTGCTCAG AAGTCTCTTGGATGACCTTGAGTTCCACCAGCAGCTGCAGAACACCTTGATTGAGCCAGCACCCTACTTCACCCAGCTTCGACCTGCTTCCCCTCTTCAGCCCACAACTCCCTCTGAGACACCATACGCAGACGACATAGATTGTTTCACTGAGTCGAGACCTTCTACACATCACACGGAGAGTACAAACACTGTagcacagactcacacacagtctGGGGGTGAGTGTGAACCACAGCCATGTCAGGAGCTGAACCCCAAGATCAGGGAGCAGGTGCAGGAATCCATTCGAAA GAGTGCAGAATTTGGTGATCTGATGGAGGAGATTCTGCTCAATACTCTGCAAAACCTAATGACTGAGGCTTTTCTGGGGGAGCTGGTTCTGACGGCCCGGCCACGCATCATTGCCCTGCCACCATGCTCAGCCAG GAAAAACTCCAGGAGACAGTCTGGAGGCCATCTGGTGTGTAAGAGTGGTACGGATCGACAGCACACTCTGGGGATCAATCCCTACATGCCTAGCATTGCTCTGCTCTCAAACCTGGAGTTTCAGCACTACTGA